Below is a window of Gemmatimonadota bacterium DNA.
TGACGGCGGATTCCACATGCACCGGCTATGATAGTCCACATTCCCCAATTTGCCTCTGATTTCCCGGGGTACGAGGTTGACATATTTGCCCTTATATCCTACCTTATAAGTAAGTATAAAACATCGTATTCGACGCTTTCAAGTGAGGACCCAAATGCTGAAACGCTTTTTTAGTAAAAATGACGAAGAACCAGATAATGGTACAAGCAAAGAAAGACAAATCCACATCGAAGGGCAAGACGAGCACGTTCAGGAAGCCATGGACCTCCTCGCACAAGAGGATCAAGATGAACTCGACGAAGCCCTTGACGAAGTTAATGAAACCGTAAGAGAAGCTGCCAGAGCCTCCCTGCGCGACCTGAGACTCATGCAAGAGGGCCACTGTCCATCCTGCGGCCACAAAACGCTGCGGCAATTTCTCTTTACAACTGTGTGTTCCAGTTGCGGTTGGTTTTCTTTTATCTCGCCCGAAGAAGGCAAATCTCACATCCACCTGCAAAGTGGGCGCACCATCGAATGCGGCACCACATTTGACACCAAAGGCGACTTTGTACTCGGCATCACAAGCGGTGTGGTTCGCGCCAAAGTGCCCAAGGAAAATGTCGAATACATCGAATTTTCCTGGACCGACGAAGAAGTCCGGCGCAAACGCGAATCCCGCGCAAAAGAGGAAACGGGAATATGCAGCTGGTGCGAAAAATCCCTCGCCGATGATGGTGATGAAAATATCATTGTCTATGCTGCTTTTGGCTCCACCCAGGAACGCTATGTCTTCTGTTCGACAAAATGCAACGAAGCCTTCCAAAAACAATATCCCATTCGCATTCACAAAAATTGCTACGAACGCTCCTGCCTCGATTGCGACCTGTGCAACAAACGCTACCTGGGCGAAGACGAGACCTTCCTCAAATTGCTCGAGCAAGGGAAAGTGTGAGAAGGCAGTCAGCAGTCAGCTATCAGCCCACCCAACCCCAAAAACCAATCCCCCATCGCAAAAATGCGCGATGGGGGATTTTTTAGTCGGCTTATGTGATTTGAAATATTTTAGAATGCGGATAAATCAGATGGTCACATCACACCTCACGCCATAGCATTCTATTTAAAAACTTCCAAATCTTTCAAGACTTGAAATGCTTCATCTGATTGCATACCCTTTTTGTAATCGGGATTCAATACAATCGCTCTTTGCAAGGAAGAAACAGCGGAATCTCGGTTGCCCAAAAAGACATAGACACGAGCGCGATTGTACAATGCCAGGTGATAGTCATCCTTCAGCATCAGTGCCTGGTCAAAAGCTGTGAGTGCCTCGTCGTATTGCTTTAGTGAATACAATGCCCACCCTTTGTTATTCCAGGCAAAAGCAGCGAGAGTAGAATCCGGATCCATCCGAAGTGCATCATCAAAACATTTGATAGCATCTTCAAATCGCTCCATCATCAGTAATACCACACCTTTGCTATTCTGCAGACTGACATCCTGAGGTGATTTCTCAATTGCCGTTTCAAATACGTCCAGGGCCTCGTCATATCGCTCTAAATCTATCAATGCAGAGGCTTTTTGTTTTAGCAACAAAGTCTGATAGGAAGACGCAGTCTCGTTGCGATCCAACGCTTTTGTTGGCCCATCTAATCCCGCGCCAATCGCCCGATCAAATATTTCGAGTGCCGCTTCAAATTGTTTCGCTTCGGCATAGGCCTGTCCTTTCAGAAGCACTATGTTCGGATTATCAGGACTGTATGCAAGGATTTGATCATAGGCGTCAATGGCTTGATCATAGAATTTTTGTTCGAGGTAAATTGCCGCTTTCCACTGCCAAGCAGTGGTATCTTTTGGATCCAAATCTATCGCCTGATCAAATGCTTCCAAGGCTTGTGCATATAATCTTTTTTTGTAAAAAGCTTTCCCCTTATCACGCCAAAATTTGGGATTTGCATTATTTAAATGCGGATCGGTCTCAGCAACATTCAGAATTTCTCGAGATTCTTGCTCTCGCCCCATTGCCTTGAGTATCTCTGACTTTAGAATCAGAATCACCCTGTGGTCATCTGGTTTGGAGACCACATCAAGTGCGCGATCAATATGATGAAGTGCCGCCTTGTGCTCTTCCATCTTGAGAAGCAAACGCGACAAGTGATAGGCGTAAACTGAATTCGTTGGGAGTAGCGCACTGGCTCTATCAAAACAATACGCCGCCATCTTGATATTGCCTAACTGCTCTTCCAAAGCACCGAGTGACTCCCAGGCAAAGTAATGGTCAGATCGGATCCGAATTGCAGCCTTATATGCTTCCATAGCCTTGTCGTTATCCCCTTCCCTGGCATAGTGGAGACCGCGGACTCTCAGGATAGCAGCATAGTGGTGTGGATTGCTATGCAGAGCAAGTGCCATGAATGCAGCGGAGTAAATCCAGGGCAAAAGGAGGAATCCTATTCTGATCGCAATAGGAGATTTGAGGAAGAATTTTATCATGGCAGCAATGGCGGCTCTGTCTTGGCTATTGTTCCCCCTATGAGGTAGCCAATCAGAGGCGCACTGTGATAGGTCAGGTTTACTGCTGCATGGATTACAACACATGGCAGAAGCGTGCGTCTGGTTTCGTACAAATAGGCAGCTAAAAGACCAAAAGAAAAATGAGTGAAAAAGAGAAAGACAATCGTCAGGGAATATGCTACCAATGCCCGCTGAACTGACTGGTGAATGAAGACAAAGATGACCGTTGATAT
It encodes the following:
- a CDS encoding tetratricopeptide repeat protein; translated protein: MPWIYSAAFMALALHSNPHHYAAILRVRGLHYAREGDNDKAMEAYKAAIRIRSDHYFAWESLGALEEQLGNIKMAAYCFDRASALLPTNSVYAYHLSRLLLKMEEHKAALHHIDRALDVVSKPDDHRVILILKSEILKAMGREQESREILNVAETDPHLNNANPKFWRDKGKAFYKKRLYAQALEAFDQAIDLDPKDTTAWQWKAAIYLEQKFYDQAIDAYDQILAYSPDNPNIVLLKGQAYAEAKQFEAALEIFDRAIGAGLDGPTKALDRNETASSYQTLLLKQKASALIDLERYDEALDVFETAIEKSPQDVSLQNSKGVVLLMMERFEDAIKCFDDALRMDPDSTLAAFAWNNKGWALYSLKQYDEALTAFDQALMLKDDYHLALYNRARVYVFLGNRDSAVSSLQRAIVLNPDYKKGMQSDEAFQVLKDLEVFK